In Canis lupus familiaris isolate Mischka breed German Shepherd chromosome 5, alternate assembly UU_Cfam_GSD_1.0, whole genome shotgun sequence, a genomic segment contains:
- the OR8B9 gene encoding olfactory receptor family 8 subfamily B member 9, with product MAADNASSVTEFILAGLTDEPELQMPLFFLFLGFYVVTVVGNLGLITLIGLNSHLHIPMYFFLLNLSFIDFSYSTTLTPKMLMGFVSKRNIISYAGCVTQFFFFCFFVFSESYILSAMAYDRYVAICKPLLYTVTMSPQVCLLLMLGVYGMGVFGAVTHMGNIMFITFCADNLVNHYMCDIIPLLELSCNSSYINLLVVFIVVTIGIGVPIVTIFISYGFILSSILHISSTEGRSKAFSTCSSHIIVVSLFFGSGAFMYLKPPSILPLDQGKVSSIFYTAVVPMFNPLIYSLRNKDVKIALKKTLGRKLFS from the coding sequence ATGGCTGCAGATAACGCCTCCTCTGTGACAGAGTTTATCCTGGCAGGCTTAACAGATGAGCCGGAACTCCAGATGCCCCTCTTCTTCCTGTTCCTAGGTTTTTATGTGGTCACCGTGGTGGGGAACCTGGGCCTCATAACCCTGATTGGGCTGAATTCTCACCTTCATAttcccatgtacttcttcctcctCAACTTGTCTTTCATTGATTTTAGTTATTCCACTACTCTCACTCCTAAAATGTTAATGGGTTTTGTCTCAAAGAGAAACATCATTTCCTATGCGGGGTGTGtgactcagttttttttcttctgtttctttgtcttttctgaatCCTATATCTTGTCAGCGATGGCATATGACCGCTATGTCGCCATCTGTAAACCACTGCTGTACACGGTCACCATGTCTCCTCAGGTGTGTTTACTCCTCATGTTGGGTGTTTATGGGATGGGGGTGTTTGGGGCTGTGACCCATATGGGAAACATCATGTTTATAACCTTTTGTGCTGACAACCTTGTCAATCACTATATGTGTGATATCATTCCCCTCCTTGAGCTCTCCTGCAACAGCTCTTACATAAATTTGCTGGTGGTCTTCATTGTTGTGACCATTGGCATTGGGGTGCCTATTGTGACCATTTTCATCTCTTATGGTTTCATTCTTTCTAGTATTCTCCACATTAGTTCAACTGAGGGCAGATCCAAAGCCTTCAGTACCTGCAGTTCCCATATAATTGTGGTATCTCTTTTCTTTGGATCAGGAGCTTTTATGTATCTCAAACCACCTTCTATTTTACCCCTTGACCAGGGGAAAGTGTCTTCCATATTCTATACTGCTGTGGTACCCATGTTCAACCCGCTGATTTATAGTCTGAGGAATAAGGATGTCAAAATTGCCCTGAAGAAAACATTAGGCAGAAAACTCTTCTCTTGA